From the genome of bacterium, one region includes:
- a CDS encoding TetR/AcrR family transcriptional regulator — protein sequence MGATDASVYIARSAAAPEATLPIRAARRSTAATPTRDRLVQAAMEVFAAKGYHGTAVDDIVAESATSKGAFYHYFSSKQDLFLTLMDALGAMIEAGVQTAIAEEAGGLGKVEAALAVVLATAEAHRDLVKILLVEAVGLSPELEQKRLEIHRRFAEVIKGHLDRAVAEGSIPAQNTALAAQAWLGTLNEIITQWLVAGDGRVMDRLPDLQTLLLRSIGADPRAGETPSAG from the coding sequence ATGGGTGCGACCGACGCGTCGGTCTACATCGCGCGTAGTGCCGCAGCACCGGAGGCCACCCTGCCCATCCGCGCCGCCCGCCGTTCGACCGCGGCCACCCCGACTCGAGATCGCCTGGTGCAGGCGGCGATGGAAGTGTTTGCGGCCAAGGGGTATCACGGCACGGCCGTCGATGACATCGTGGCGGAGTCCGCAACGTCCAAGGGCGCCTTCTACCATTACTTTTCGAGCAAGCAGGACCTCTTTCTCACCTTGATGGATGCGCTCGGCGCGATGATCGAAGCCGGCGTCCAGACCGCGATCGCGGAGGAGGCAGGCGGACTCGGCAAAGTCGAAGCGGCGCTCGCCGTCGTCCTGGCAACGGCCGAGGCGCACCGGGATCTGGTCAAGATCCTGCTCGTCGAGGCCGTGGGGCTGAGTCCGGAACTCGAGCAGAAGCGCCTCGAAATTCACCGCCGCTTCGCCGAGGTCATCAAGGGCCACCTCGATCGCGCCGTCGCCGAGGGTTCGATTCCGGCCCAGAACACCGCCCTGGCGGCCCAGGCATGGCTCGGGACACTGAACGAGATCATCACGCAGTGGCTGGTCGCCGGAGACGGCCGCGTGATGGACCGCCTGCCCGACCTGCAGACGTTGTTGCTGCGCAGTATCGGCGCCGACCCGCGCGCCGGCGAGACGCCGAGCGCCGGGTGA
- the infC gene encoding translation initiation factor IF-3 yields the protein MNDRIRAREVRLIGDGGEQLGVVPTRDALARAQEAGVDLVEVAPTANPPVCRIMDFGKYKYEQAKRERVAHKKSKTSGLKGMRLSPKIGQHDLETKTRAVISFLRDGDKVRVSMWFRGREMAHPQVGEQILRRMAQQLADVGVVERPPLMEGRNMIMIMAPKKS from the coding sequence ATTAACGATCGGATTCGGGCCCGGGAGGTCCGGTTGATTGGCGACGGCGGCGAGCAGCTCGGCGTCGTCCCGACGCGCGACGCGCTGGCAAGGGCGCAGGAGGCCGGGGTCGATCTCGTTGAGGTCGCTCCGACGGCGAACCCGCCGGTATGCCGGATCATGGACTTCGGAAAGTACAAGTACGAACAGGCGAAGCGGGAGCGGGTCGCCCACAAGAAATCCAAGACGTCGGGTCTGAAGGGGATGCGGCTCAGCCCCAAGATCGGGCAGCACGACCTGGAAACGAAGACGCGGGCGGTGATCAGCTTTCTCCGGGACGGCGACAAGGTCCGAGTCTCGATGTGGTTCCGGGGGCGGGAGATGGCGCATCCGCAGGTGGGCGAACAGATCCTTCGGCGAATGGCGCAGCAGCTGGCCGACGTGGGGGTCGTGGAGCGGCCGCCGCTCATGGAGGG